The Agromyces mariniharenae genome includes a window with the following:
- a CDS encoding ABC transporter ATP-binding protein: MYTLENVSKTYAQSKRTVTALQDVTLTIPSGQLVAIQGPTGGGKSTLLQMLGALDRPSAGRISLGDAELSHLPDGKLGRIRAREIGFVFQGFNLIPTLTAQENVETALEPLAVSAEERRRRAVEALASVGLADRAGHTPGELSGGQQQRVAIARALVKEPDVLLADEPTGNLDEQTRDEIMDLLQGLWRDRGLTLVIVTHDSAVAKRAERRLHIKNGTVTEKG, from the coding sequence ATGTACACGCTCGAGAACGTCTCGAAGACCTACGCGCAGTCGAAGCGCACCGTGACCGCACTGCAGGACGTGACCCTCACGATCCCGTCAGGGCAGCTCGTCGCGATCCAGGGCCCGACCGGCGGCGGCAAGTCGACGCTCCTGCAGATGCTCGGCGCGCTCGACCGCCCGTCGGCCGGCCGCATCAGCCTCGGCGACGCGGAGCTCTCGCACCTGCCCGACGGCAAGCTCGGCCGCATCCGCGCCCGGGAGATCGGCTTCGTGTTCCAGGGGTTCAACCTCATCCCCACGCTCACCGCGCAGGAGAACGTCGAGACGGCCCTCGAACCGCTCGCCGTGAGCGCAGAGGAGCGTCGCCGCCGCGCGGTCGAGGCCCTCGCCTCGGTCGGGCTGGCCGACCGCGCCGGGCACACGCCCGGCGAGCTCTCGGGCGGCCAGCAGCAGCGCGTCGCGATCGCGCGGGCGCTCGTGAAGGAGCCCGACGTGCTGCTGGCCGACGAGCCCACAGGCAACCTCGACGAGCAGACCCGCGACGAGATCATGGACCTCCTCCAGGGCCTGTGGCGGGATCGCGGCCTCACGCTCGTGATCGTGACGCACGACTCCGCCGTCGCGAAGCGCGCCGAGCGGCGACTGCACATCAAGAACGGCACCGTGACCGAGAAGGGGTGA
- a CDS encoding class I SAM-dependent methyltransferase: MSETFNPHLLAEDAGARPSTPENKDGHTLEHTVSLFSGVAAEFSGVAAEFSGVGADASVTSLVIDEVAGHVDEVDGLAVAPSPEEQEAALVGAFAEQLVGMLASATTLLTVELGRRFGLYRTLRERGPMTADRLARTTGVAPRYAREWLEQQAAAGILGVDDASAGRDERRFSLPPLHAPVLVDETHPAHAAPVAGLLAGVALAFPEVVADFRQGRGVAFEEYGAELRQGLGALNRPGFTHEMRAWVETLPDRAAVLDAGGLVLDAGCGTGWSTIAIATAFPAARVIGLDLDAASIDEAREHAAAAGVADRVAFLVGDAGDATAVRDAAAAIRAFTAGPVESRETDAAASGFDLVTVFEALHDMGRPVDALAAFRSQLRSGGAILVADERVADEFHADADPIERMLYAMSVLHCLPATTAESDAVANGTVLRAPTVRRWAAAAGFGRVDVLPIENPFWRFYRIG; encoded by the coding sequence ATGTCCGAAACCTTCAACCCCCATCTGCTCGCCGAGGACGCGGGCGCCCGTCCGTCGACTCCTGAAAACAAGGACGGGCACACACTGGAGCACACAGTGTCCTTGTTTTCAGGAGTCGCCGCGGAGTTTTCAGGAGTCGCCGCGGAGTTTTCAGGAGTCGGCGCGGACGCGAGTGTCACCTCCCTCGTCATCGACGAGGTCGCCGGTCACGTCGACGAGGTCGACGGCCTCGCGGTCGCCCCCTCGCCCGAGGAGCAGGAGGCCGCCCTCGTCGGCGCGTTCGCCGAGCAGCTCGTCGGCATGCTCGCCTCGGCGACGACGCTCCTCACCGTTGAGCTCGGTCGCCGCTTCGGGCTCTACCGCACCCTGCGCGAGCGCGGACCGATGACCGCCGACCGCCTCGCGCGCACGACCGGCGTCGCGCCGCGCTACGCCCGGGAGTGGCTCGAGCAGCAGGCCGCCGCCGGCATCCTCGGCGTCGACGACGCCTCGGCGGGGCGCGACGAGCGCCGCTTCTCGCTGCCCCCGCTCCACGCGCCCGTGCTCGTCGACGAGACGCATCCGGCGCACGCCGCGCCCGTCGCGGGACTGCTCGCCGGCGTCGCGCTCGCCTTCCCCGAGGTCGTCGCCGACTTCCGGCAGGGCCGTGGCGTCGCCTTCGAGGAGTACGGCGCCGAGCTCCGACAGGGCCTCGGCGCGCTGAACCGCCCCGGATTCACGCATGAGATGCGGGCCTGGGTGGAGACGCTGCCCGACCGCGCCGCCGTGCTCGACGCCGGAGGCCTGGTGCTCGACGCCGGCTGCGGCACGGGCTGGTCGACGATCGCCATCGCGACGGCGTTCCCGGCGGCACGTGTCATCGGCCTCGACCTCGACGCCGCCTCGATCGACGAGGCGCGCGAGCACGCCGCGGCGGCCGGGGTCGCCGACCGGGTCGCGTTCCTCGTGGGTGACGCGGGCGACGCGACCGCCGTCCGCGACGCCGCCGCGGCGATCAGGGCGTTCACGGCGGGTCCGGTCGAGTCCCGCGAGACGGATGCCGCGGCATCCGGCTTCGACCTCGTCACGGTCTTCGAGGCACTGCACGACATGGGCCGGCCCGTGGACGCGCTCGCCGCGTTCCGGTCGCAGCTCCGCTCGGGCGGGGCGATCCTCGTGGCGGACGAGCGGGTCGCCGACGAGTTCCACGCCGACGCCGACCCGATCGAGCGCATGCTCTACGCGATGAGCGTGCTGCACTGCCTGCCCGCGACGACCGCCGAGTCCGACGCCGTCGCGAACGGCACCGTGCTGCGCGCGCCGACCGTGCGCCGCTGGGCGGCGGCGGCCGGCTTCGGCCGGGTCGACGTGCTGCCGATCGAGAACCCGTTCTGGCGGTTCTACCGCATCGGCTGA
- a CDS encoding alpha/beta fold hydrolase, whose translation MEHEDQVIRYAEHGGASIAWAAVGQGPPLVIGGWWSSHLELDWRNARFRRFTAALGEHRTVVRYDRPGAGVSDRGGMPARSLEEELDTLEALIDEAAPGRISLFGASSGSGVASLYAARHPGRVDRLVLYGSYARGVDLAPPAAREAMLSIIDQHWGLGSRVLADLFLPDATAEERAEFVEFQRRSASREVALASLQAVYEFDATGHLGDVLAPTLVLHRRDDRAIPFALGKDVARRIRNARFVALEGDDHFPWRGDADAVVRETLAFLGAPVEAAPARSSPGAARLTDREREVLRLVARGQTDAEIATELVLSTHTVHRHIANIRTKLGVPSRTAAAAWALRNELI comes from the coding sequence GTGGAGCACGAGGACCAGGTCATCCGCTACGCGGAGCACGGCGGCGCGTCCATCGCGTGGGCGGCCGTCGGGCAGGGGCCGCCCCTCGTCATCGGAGGATGGTGGTCGAGCCACCTCGAGCTCGACTGGCGCAACGCGAGGTTCCGCCGGTTCACGGCTGCGCTCGGGGAGCATCGCACCGTCGTCCGGTACGACCGGCCCGGAGCCGGCGTCTCCGACCGCGGGGGCATGCCGGCACGCTCGCTCGAGGAGGAGCTCGACACGCTCGAAGCGCTCATCGACGAGGCCGCCCCCGGACGGATCTCGCTGTTCGGCGCCTCCTCGGGCTCGGGCGTGGCGTCCCTCTATGCGGCGCGGCATCCCGGGCGCGTCGACCGGCTCGTGCTCTACGGCTCGTACGCCCGCGGCGTCGACCTCGCCCCGCCCGCCGCGCGCGAGGCCATGCTCTCGATCATCGACCAGCACTGGGGCCTCGGGTCCCGCGTGCTCGCCGACCTGTTCCTGCCCGACGCGACCGCCGAGGAACGCGCCGAGTTCGTCGAGTTCCAGCGTCGCTCGGCCTCCCGCGAGGTGGCGCTCGCGTCGCTGCAGGCGGTGTACGAGTTCGATGCCACGGGGCACCTGGGCGATGTGCTCGCGCCGACGCTCGTGCTGCACCGGCGGGACGACCGCGCGATCCCGTTCGCGCTCGGCAAGGACGTCGCCCGCCGCATCCGCAACGCCCGCTTCGTCGCGCTCGAGGGCGACGACCACTTCCCCTGGCGGGGCGACGCCGACGCCGTCGTGCGCGAGACGCTCGCCTTCCTCGGCGCGCCCGTCGAGGCCGCACCTGCCCGCTCCAGCCCCGGTGCGGCTCGCCTCACCGATCGCGAGCGCGAGGTGCTGCGGCTCGTCGCGCGCGGGCAGACCGACGCCGAGATCGCGACCGAGCTCGTGCTGTCGACCCACACCGTGCACCGGCACATCGCCAACATCCGCACGAAGCTCGGCGTGCCGTCGCGCACGGCCGCGGCCGCGTGGGCGCTGCGCAACGAGCTCATCTGA
- a CDS encoding amidase domain-containing protein codes for MSNPNPNRIFRRRRALVLAAAATTVLLMGGGAVAWGYAVGQGSNSSDAAAIADTTSGAASDAVRDDTSESAFDWSALSPAVAAQLEYVHEHWDSTESDEFGYLSENDCVNFTSQSLLARGWVPDDEWWYDEEDGDPYSSSDAWRSSTALMWYLEDHPELATALTDDQRDQVKVGDVVQFDWDDSGDRDHTGIVTAVITEADGSISIEYAGHTDATWDRSVDWAITEYHPGGVAYYWSIPD; via the coding sequence ATGTCGAACCCGAACCCGAACCGCATCTTCCGCCGGCGGCGAGCCCTCGTCCTCGCCGCCGCGGCCACCACTGTCCTCCTCATGGGCGGTGGCGCCGTCGCGTGGGGCTACGCGGTCGGACAGGGTTCGAACTCGTCGGATGCGGCAGCCATCGCCGACACGACGAGCGGTGCGGCGTCCGACGCCGTCCGTGACGACACCTCCGAGAGCGCCTTCGACTGGTCGGCGCTCAGCCCGGCGGTCGCCGCCCAGCTCGAGTACGTGCACGAGCACTGGGACAGCACCGAGAGCGACGAGTTCGGCTACCTCTCCGAGAACGACTGCGTGAACTTCACGAGCCAATCGCTGCTCGCCCGCGGCTGGGTGCCCGACGACGAGTGGTGGTACGACGAGGAGGACGGCGATCCCTATTCGAGCTCCGACGCGTGGCGCAGCTCGACGGCGCTCATGTGGTACCTCGAGGACCACCCCGAGCTCGCCACCGCGCTCACCGACGACCAGCGCGACCAGGTGAAGGTCGGCGACGTCGTGCAGTTCGACTGGGACGACTCGGGCGACCGCGACCACACCGGCATCGTGACGGCCGTGATCACGGAGGCCGACGGCTCGATCTCGATCGAGTATGCGGGGCACACGGATGCCACGTGGGACCGTTCGGTGGACTGGGCCATCACCGAGTACCACCCCGGCGGCGTCGCCTACTACTGGAGCATCCCCGACTAG
- a CDS encoding YqaJ viral recombinase family protein, whose protein sequence is MSAALRSEPHPHEQRIVADASDRVAWLRARSQGVTATDAAKLASRASVRGAAYEKLHGNPRSFGGSRFTDHGRTREPVIADWVRRVHGIEPSSLLFHAASDRRHLATPDGLRVAVDGTPELCEIKTTSRAWRGIPRGYLRQVWWQQYVLGAERTLVVWEQHEDFVPVHPEPRCRWVDRDDDQIAILVTLANELLAALRPDEAARAVYRPGVLA, encoded by the coding sequence GTGTCGGCGGCACTCCGATCCGAGCCGCACCCGCACGAACAGCGCATCGTCGCCGACGCGAGCGATCGGGTCGCCTGGCTGCGGGCGCGCTCGCAGGGCGTGACGGCGACGGATGCCGCGAAGCTCGCGTCGCGGGCCTCGGTGCGCGGCGCGGCGTACGAGAAGCTGCACGGCAATCCGCGCAGCTTCGGCGGCAGCCGGTTCACCGACCACGGTCGCACGCGCGAGCCCGTGATCGCGGACTGGGTGCGGCGGGTGCACGGCATCGAGCCGTCGTCGCTGCTGTTCCACGCGGCATCCGATCGACGGCACCTGGCGACGCCCGACGGACTGCGCGTCGCAGTCGACGGCACGCCCGAGCTGTGCGAGATCAAGACGACGTCGCGCGCGTGGCGCGGCATCCCCCGCGGCTACCTGCGCCAGGTGTGGTGGCAGCAGTACGTGCTCGGCGCCGAGCGCACGCTGGTGGTGTGGGAGCAGCACGAGGACTTCGTGCCGGTGCACCCCGAGCCGCGCTGCCGCTGGGTCGACCGCGACGACGACCAGATCGCCATCCTCGTGACCCTCGCGAACGAGCTGCTCGCCGCGCTGCGTCCCGACGAGGCGGCGAGGGCGGTCTACCGCCCGGGTGTGCTCGCGTGA
- a CDS encoding alpha/beta fold hydrolase, producing MTTVLLHGLGNDRRQPLGLFESVVEETSGPEELIVAPDVRAHGGFLAVGEPADFGIDRLAREVCEHVPAALAEAGRGHHEASEPVTIIGISMGAAIALRIVLDDLLPVRRVVFVRPSFDDTSLPDNLRAFPVIGQILADAGPAGAEEFREREIFHEVASVSPAGGRALLAQFQAPDAARRAMRLVEIPRNRAFEHDDDLHELSARGIRSLVIGAARDPVHPFPIAERWAGGLRSMLELLPPRDDGQAEQTAVLRERVGRWLARD from the coding sequence GTGACGACGGTCCTCCTGCACGGACTCGGCAACGACCGCCGGCAGCCGCTGGGCCTGTTCGAGTCGGTCGTGGAGGAGACATCGGGTCCCGAGGAGCTCATCGTCGCGCCCGACGTGCGCGCCCACGGCGGGTTCCTCGCCGTCGGCGAACCAGCCGACTTCGGGATCGACCGGCTCGCGCGCGAGGTCTGCGAGCACGTGCCCGCGGCGCTGGCCGAGGCCGGACGCGGGCACCACGAGGCATCCGAGCCGGTGACGATCATCGGCATCTCGATGGGCGCCGCGATCGCGCTGCGCATCGTGCTCGACGACCTGCTGCCCGTGCGGCGCGTGGTCTTCGTGCGGCCGTCGTTCGACGACACCTCGCTGCCCGACAACCTGCGGGCGTTCCCCGTGATCGGCCAGATCCTCGCCGACGCGGGTCCAGCGGGCGCCGAGGAGTTCCGCGAGCGCGAGATCTTCCACGAGGTCGCGTCGGTGTCGCCCGCGGGCGGTCGGGCCCTGCTCGCCCAGTTCCAGGCTCCCGATGCCGCGCGCCGGGCGATGCGGCTCGTCGAGATCCCGCGCAACCGCGCGTTCGAGCACGACGACGACCTGCACGAGCTCTCGGCACGCGGCATCCGCTCACTCGTCATCGGCGCGGCGCGCGACCCGGTGCATCCGTTCCCCATCGCCGAGCGCTGGGCCGGCGGGCTGCGCTCGATGCTCGAGCTGCTGCCGCCGCGCGACGACGGCCAGGCCGAGCAGACCGCGGTGCTGCGCGAGCGGGTCGGGCGCTGGCTCGCGCGCGACTAA
- a CDS encoding Pr6Pr family membrane protein, whose protein sequence is MRRLFGVLRVIAAAAIIIAIVGQFVQSWSMVPDRLAFVVNFFSFFTILSNALTAIVLLIGAGYAFTRAVDPDWYNLVRACAVTYMATTFVVYNLLLREISLDQATTVPWSNEILHVWAPLYLVADWVLAPGRHRVAWRRLWTIAIFPLAWAGYTMIRGAIVGWYPYPFLDPDVEPGVGYGGVLVYVIAIAAFILLVGAGIIALSRTPWPHEPDEPTPPTSAAELEDARPVS, encoded by the coding sequence GTGAGGCGGCTGTTCGGGGTGCTGCGGGTCATCGCGGCCGCGGCGATCATCATCGCGATCGTGGGGCAGTTCGTGCAGAGCTGGTCGATGGTGCCCGACCGGCTGGCATTCGTCGTGAACTTCTTCAGCTTCTTCACGATCCTGTCGAACGCGCTCACCGCCATCGTGCTGCTCATCGGCGCCGGGTACGCCTTCACGCGCGCGGTCGACCCCGACTGGTACAACCTCGTCCGCGCCTGCGCGGTCACCTACATGGCCACGACGTTCGTCGTCTACAACCTGCTGCTGCGCGAGATCTCGCTCGACCAGGCCACCACCGTGCCGTGGTCGAACGAGATCCTGCACGTGTGGGCACCGCTCTACCTCGTCGCCGACTGGGTGCTGGCGCCCGGGCGACACCGCGTCGCCTGGCGTCGCCTCTGGACCATCGCGATCTTCCCGCTGGCCTGGGCCGGGTACACGATGATCCGCGGCGCGATCGTGGGCTGGTACCCGTACCCGTTCCTGGACCCCGACGTCGAGCCGGGCGTCGGGTACGGCGGCGTCCTCGTCTACGTCATCGCGATCGCCGCGTTCATCCTGCTCGTGGGGGCGGGCATCATCGCGCTGAGCCGCACGCCGTGGCCGCACGAGCCCGACGAGCCCACCCCGCCGACAAGCGCCGCCGAGCTCGAGGACGCCCGCCCGGTCAGTTAG
- a CDS encoding NADP-dependent oxidoreductase: MAETMRALVIDRTGDADELHVADVPRPLRVSDEVLVRVVAAGVNPIDVKTRAGRGVSAAIGSYPAVLGNDFAGVVEAVPYAAHPLQPGDRVYGMGRVPRTGGSYAEFVTVSSMSLAPKPASLGFVEAAGVPLAALTAWGAVIDVARAHDRQRILIHAAAGGVGHFAVQFAAYFGADVTATCSDRNVEFVRSLGARHVIDYGAERFEDVAGEHDVVIDLIGNVAADTGSRSLSVLRPGGLVVNVPTGSWPTMAEEAAARGIRATGYSVSPDARTLAVITRLIDDGSVRVHVDRELPLADGAEAHRLLEGGHVRGKVVLRVAEDPA; encoded by the coding sequence ATGGCCGAGACGATGCGGGCGCTCGTGATCGATCGCACCGGCGACGCCGACGAGCTGCACGTCGCCGACGTGCCGCGACCGCTGCGGGTGAGCGACGAGGTGCTGGTGCGGGTCGTGGCCGCGGGCGTGAACCCCATCGACGTGAAGACCCGCGCCGGCCGCGGCGTCTCGGCGGCGATCGGGTCGTATCCCGCGGTGCTGGGGAACGACTTCGCCGGGGTCGTCGAGGCGGTGCCGTACGCGGCGCACCCACTGCAGCCCGGAGACCGCGTGTACGGCATGGGGCGCGTGCCCCGCACCGGCGGCAGTTACGCCGAGTTCGTCACCGTCTCGTCGATGAGCCTCGCACCGAAGCCCGCATCGCTCGGGTTCGTCGAGGCCGCGGGCGTGCCGCTCGCCGCCCTCACGGCGTGGGGCGCCGTCATCGACGTGGCACGGGCGCACGACCGGCAGCGGATCCTGATCCACGCGGCCGCGGGCGGCGTCGGCCACTTCGCGGTGCAGTTCGCCGCCTACTTCGGGGCCGACGTCACGGCGACGTGCTCCGACCGCAACGTCGAGTTCGTGCGATCGCTCGGCGCCCGGCACGTCATCGACTACGGCGCCGAGCGGTTCGAGGACGTCGCCGGTGAGCACGACGTCGTGATCGACCTCATCGGCAACGTTGCGGCTGACACGGGGTCGCGCTCGCTCTCCGTGCTCCGTCCCGGCGGGCTGGTCGTGAACGTGCCGACCGGGTCGTGGCCGACGATGGCCGAGGAGGCGGCGGCGCGCGGCATCCGTGCGACCGGTTACTCGGTGTCGCCCGACGCGCGCACGCTCGCGGTGATCACGCGGCTCATCGACGACGGGTCGGTTCGCGTGCACGTGGACCGGGAGCTGCCGCTGGCCGACGGCGCGGAGGCGCACCGACTGCTCGAGGGCGGCCACGTGCGTGGGAAGGTCGTGCTGCGCGTGGCGGAGGACCCCGCGTAG
- a CDS encoding ArsR/SmtB family transcription factor, with amino-acid sequence MLRYLLTEDDVGSVRFGLSPLCELGLSLRAIKEPARFPLQLGWLRRTEEARARLDMPTLMGLIDERMWTPDFLNPRPTSPLTRLDDELAALAATPADVFRADLVAVHGRMPEVFAGSSSAALRRVIRALRQLWDTCFEPYWPRMRAVLEADIVYRGRQIAQAGVAGMLNGLSSRIEYDHGVVSVRLADPNDRTQAIDGNGLTLVPTMFTRRASAPVGDGPPMIMYSARGQGALWEAERVANPAAVAAVLGETRASLLAALGDPASSTELGVRLGVTASAVNQHLRVLRDAGLLVSTRYGRSVLYLRSELGSALLEARAG; translated from the coding sequence ATGTTGAGGTACCTGTTGACCGAGGACGACGTCGGCAGCGTGCGGTTCGGCCTCTCGCCGCTGTGCGAGCTCGGCCTCTCCTTGCGGGCGATCAAGGAGCCGGCGCGGTTCCCGCTGCAGCTCGGATGGCTGCGCCGCACCGAGGAGGCCCGGGCCCGCCTCGACATGCCGACGCTCATGGGACTCATCGACGAGCGCATGTGGACGCCCGACTTCCTCAATCCGCGTCCGACCTCGCCGCTGACCCGGCTCGACGACGAGTTGGCGGCGCTCGCCGCGACGCCGGCCGACGTGTTCCGCGCCGACCTCGTGGCGGTGCACGGCCGCATGCCCGAGGTGTTCGCCGGGTCCTCGAGCGCGGCGCTCCGTCGCGTCATCCGTGCCCTGCGACAGCTCTGGGACACGTGCTTCGAGCCGTACTGGCCGCGCATGCGGGCCGTGCTCGAGGCCGACATCGTGTATCGCGGACGCCAGATCGCGCAGGCGGGCGTCGCCGGCATGCTCAACGGCCTCTCGTCGCGCATCGAGTACGACCACGGCGTCGTGTCGGTGCGGCTCGCCGACCCGAACGACCGGACGCAGGCGATCGACGGCAACGGCCTGACGCTCGTGCCGACGATGTTCACGCGACGTGCCTCCGCGCCCGTCGGCGACGGGCCACCGATGATCATGTACTCGGCCCGCGGCCAGGGCGCGCTCTGGGAGGCGGAGCGGGTCGCGAACCCCGCGGCCGTCGCCGCCGTGCTCGGCGAGACCCGGGCGAGCCTGCTCGCCGCGCTCGGCGACCCCGCGTCGTCGACCGAGCTGGGCGTGCGCCTCGGCGTGACGGCGTCGGCCGTGAACCAGCACCTCCGGGTGCTCCGCGACGCGGGCCTGCTCGTGAGCACCCGGTACGGACGCAGCGTGCTCTACCTCCGCAGCGAGCTCGGCTCGGCGCTGCTCGAGGCCCGCGCGGGCTGA
- a CDS encoding MFS transporter, translating to MSPAPAASSPSPDTDAVPIIEPELPLEPELDAAVATATNGRRPGLLRRLAASVEDPVLRILVIATLISRVGRGIFLTVTVLYFTLIVGLAPHEVAIVLGAASAAGVLSSLAGGWLADRVSARRLLIVLSIVDGVGLICYVFAHDFASALVIAVVVGAVEQAANSTRMAIIARAFDGGRRVHARAVLRTVTNVAIAVGSGVGALALLAGTADAYRWIIVGAGVMYLAGVTQLVKLPRSVDAPTHVPSPASAPTATAATPDTTDAAADTTTAGPTDAAPRRSRFAHSPWRDPRYLGLTALSAIFGMQFGVGEVGVPLWIANDTNAPEVLVAVVLILNTVIVVLFQVPLSRGTHDLRRAGRVSAIAAWLMAAACLVYAAAAGLPAGFAIAVIVIAAIAHAFAEVLSQAGGWGLSFELADPVRAGTYQGVFSMGYSLGAMVAPLFVTSTALTFGLGGWAILGAVFLASGLGTWAIARVAARTSTPAA from the coding sequence GTGAGTCCTGCCCCCGCCGCCTCGTCGCCCTCCCCCGACACCGACGCCGTCCCGATCATCGAGCCCGAGCTCCCGCTCGAGCCCGAGCTCGATGCGGCGGTCGCGACGGCCACGAACGGCCGGCGCCCCGGCCTCCTGCGCCGGCTCGCGGCATCCGTCGAGGACCCGGTGCTGCGCATCCTCGTCATCGCGACGCTCATCAGTCGCGTCGGTCGCGGGATCTTCCTCACCGTCACGGTGCTCTACTTCACGCTGATCGTCGGGCTCGCGCCGCACGAGGTCGCGATCGTGCTCGGCGCGGCGAGCGCGGCGGGCGTGCTGTCGTCGCTCGCCGGTGGCTGGCTCGCCGACCGCGTCAGCGCCCGGCGCCTGCTCATCGTGCTCTCGATCGTCGACGGCGTCGGCCTCATCTGCTACGTGTTCGCGCACGACTTCGCGAGCGCGCTCGTGATCGCCGTCGTCGTGGGCGCCGTCGAGCAGGCCGCGAACTCGACGCGCATGGCGATCATCGCCCGCGCGTTCGACGGCGGTCGCCGCGTGCACGCCCGCGCGGTGCTGCGCACCGTCACGAACGTCGCGATCGCGGTCGGGTCGGGCGTCGGCGCGCTCGCGCTGCTCGCCGGTACGGCGGACGCGTACCGATGGATCATCGTCGGCGCCGGCGTCATGTACCTCGCCGGCGTGACCCAGCTCGTGAAGCTGCCCCGGTCCGTGGACGCGCCGACGCACGTACCGAGCCCGGCGAGCGCGCCGACCGCGACCGCCGCCACTCCTGACACGACGGATGCCGCGGCCGACACCACGACCGCCGGTCCGACCGATGCCGCGCCTCGCCGCAGCCGCTTCGCCCACTCCCCCTGGCGCGATCCGCGCTACCTCGGGCTCACGGCGCTCAGCGCGATCTTCGGCATGCAGTTCGGCGTCGGGGAGGTCGGCGTGCCGCTGTGGATCGCGAACGACACCAACGCGCCCGAGGTGCTCGTGGCCGTCGTGCTCATCCTCAACACGGTCATCGTCGTCCTGTTCCAGGTGCCGCTCTCGCGCGGCACCCACGACCTGCGGCGCGCCGGGCGCGTGTCGGCGATCGCCGCGTGGCTCATGGCGGCCGCGTGCCTCGTCTACGCCGCCGCCGCGGGCCTGCCGGCCGGCTTCGCGATCGCCGTGATCGTGATCGCCGCGATCGCGCACGCCTTCGCCGAGGTGCTCTCGCAGGCGGGCGGCTGGGGCCTCAGCTTCGAACTGGCAGATCCGGTGCGCGCGGGCACCTACCAGGGCGTGTTCTCGATGGGCTATTCGCTCGGCGCCATGGTCGCGCCGCTCTTCGTGACGTCGACGGCGCTCACGTTCGGGCTCGGCGGATGGGCGATCCTCGGCGCGGTGTTCCTCGCCTCGGGCCTCGGCACCTGGGCGATCGCACGGGTCGCGGCCCGCACGTCAACGCCTGCCGCCTGA
- a CDS encoding cryptochrome/photolyase family protein, which produces MSDAPSIVWFRDDLRVADHPALHAAIERGAPMVCVYVLDEESRGIRPLGGAARWWLHGSLTALADALDQHSGRLVLRRGPADRVIRALVDETRAGAVFWNRRYGGPERDLDARLKQALRDDGLVVESYAANLLFEPWTIRTAQGTPFSVFTPFWRACRSAPEPRHPLPAPNGADAITPADAATDDLDDWDLLPTHPDWAGGLRDAWTPGADAAHARLRDFLDDDLVDYADGRDVPSEAATSRLSPHLRWGELSPYEVWHAVRERRSDGAGASRFLTELGWREFAWHVLFHAPDLATRNWRAEFDAFPWPRLHPTALRAWEEGRTGVPLVDAGMRELWSTGTMHNRVRMVTASFLTKNLLVDWRRGEQWFWDTLVDADAASNPFNWQWVAGSGADAAPYFRVFNPELQATKFDPDGVYVKRWVPEAGTDEYPEPIVDLKETREAALAAYEHVKAARS; this is translated from the coding sequence ATGAGCGACGCGCCGTCGATCGTCTGGTTCCGCGACGACCTCCGGGTCGCCGACCATCCGGCCCTGCACGCCGCGATCGAGCGCGGCGCCCCGATGGTGTGCGTGTACGTGCTCGACGAGGAGTCACGCGGCATCCGGCCGCTCGGCGGGGCCGCCCGCTGGTGGCTGCACGGTTCGCTCACCGCGCTCGCGGACGCCCTCGACCAGCACAGCGGGCGGCTCGTGCTGCGGCGGGGACCGGCCGACCGCGTCATCCGTGCGCTCGTCGACGAGACCCGCGCCGGCGCCGTGTTCTGGAACCGCCGCTACGGCGGCCCCGAGCGCGACCTCGACGCGCGCCTGAAGCAGGCGTTGCGCGACGACGGCCTCGTCGTCGAGAGCTACGCGGCGAACCTGCTGTTCGAGCCGTGGACGATCCGCACCGCCCAGGGCACGCCGTTCTCGGTGTTCACGCCGTTCTGGCGCGCGTGCCGGTCGGCGCCCGAGCCGCGGCATCCGCTGCCGGCCCCCAACGGCGCCGACGCGATCACCCCGGCGGATGCCGCGACCGACGACCTCGACGACTGGGACCTGCTGCCCACGCACCCCGACTGGGCGGGCGGCCTCCGCGACGCGTGGACCCCCGGCGCCGACGCGGCGCACGCGCGCCTGCGGGACTTCCTCGATGACGACCTCGTCGACTACGCCGACGGTCGCGACGTGCCGTCGGAGGCAGCCACCTCGCGGCTCTCCCCGCACCTGCGCTGGGGCGAGCTGAGCCCCTACGAGGTGTGGCACGCGGTGCGCGAGCGGCGGTCGGACGGCGCGGGCGCCTCGCGTTTCCTCACCGAGCTGGGCTGGCGCGAGTTCGCCTGGCACGTGCTGTTCCACGCGCCCGATCTCGCGACCCGCAACTGGCGCGCCGAGTTCGACGCGTTCCCCTGGCCGCGCCTGCACCCGACCGCTCTGCGCGCCTGGGAGGAGGGGCGCACCGGCGTGCCGCTCGTCGACGCCGGCATGCGCGAGCTCTGGTCGACGGGCACGATGCACAACCGCGTGCGCATGGTCACGGCGTCGTTCCTCACGAAGAACCTGCTCGTCGACTGGCGCCGCGGCGAGCAGTGGTTCTGGGACACGCTCGTCGACGCCGACGCGGCCTCGAATCCGTTCAACTGGCAGTGGGTCGCCGGCTCGGGGGCGGATGCCGCGCCGTACTTCCGCGTCTTCAACCCCGAGCTGCAGGCGACGAAGTTCGACCCCGACGGCGTCTACGTGAAGCGCTGGGTGCCCGAGGCCGGCACCGACGAGTACCCCGAACCGATCGTGGACCTCAAGGAGACCCGGGAGGC